A window from Dehalobacter sp. DCA encodes these proteins:
- a CDS encoding AAA family ATPase produces the protein MADENKAVNEQVKKIIALWSVCSVGKSTLACNLARKLAKETNFKIGLLDFSLITPCLHFFLDLEDKESSIEYILKSWQDNYSYHELLKENAHINKNLPNLLCWTGLMKKPELIDKLGDIQARTIISELSDLVDILFIDVQSDTLIIPTDVALKAATDVLVVVDQNRNTIENTAKWLNNLHARNMEISKFKLIINQYSNKVLYTKNKIESNLALPLLGTIPCVSKVNYDNSTVSLIPLLKYGKFDKSIGDILLQLHLYKAVKKHRIFFTAPRLGSSR, from the coding sequence ATGGCTGATGAAAATAAAGCGGTTAATGAGCAGGTGAAGAAAATAATCGCGTTGTGGAGTGTGTGCAGTGTTGGAAAGTCGACACTTGCATGCAATCTTGCCCGAAAACTGGCAAAGGAAACAAACTTCAAAATAGGGTTGTTGGATTTTTCGTTAATAACGCCCTGTCTCCACTTTTTTTTAGATCTGGAAGATAAAGAAAGCTCGATTGAATATATCCTTAAGTCTTGGCAGGATAATTATTCTTATCACGAGTTACTTAAGGAAAACGCCCACATAAATAAGAACCTTCCAAATTTATTATGTTGGACGGGATTAATGAAAAAACCTGAATTGATAGATAAACTTGGGGATATTCAAGCTCGTACAATAATCTCTGAGTTGTCCGATCTCGTAGATATTCTCTTTATTGACGTACAAAGCGATACGCTGATTATTCCTACCGACGTAGCGCTTAAAGCAGCAACAGATGTTTTGGTTGTTGTTGACCAAAACAGAAACACGATTGAGAACACCGCTAAATGGCTTAACAATTTGCATGCCCGAAATATGGAAATAAGTAAATTCAAACTGATCATAAACCAATATTCAAATAAGGTACTGTACACGAAAAATAAAATTGAGAGCAATCTCGCGCTGCCCTTGCTTGGGACAATACCGTGTGTTTCCAAGGTAAATTATGATAACTCTACTGTTTCGTTGATTCCATTATTAAAATACGGCAAGTTTGATAAATCAATTGGAGATATTTTGTTACAGCTTCATTTGTATAAAGCGGTAAAAAAACACCGTATATTTTTTACCGCACCGCGCTTGGGGAGTTCGCGCTGA